TCGAACCGTCCGCCCGGCGCGGGCGCGGCCCTCGCCCCGGGCGGTGACGCCGCCCCCGTCCCGGCGGTGTCGCGCACCGGCTGCTCCCCGCCGATGCGGAACCCGCGGTACCCGGCCGGCAGCGGCAGCCGCCCCCGCCGGTACCGGCCGGGTGCCGCGGGCCACCACTTCGGGCCTCCCCGCCCGGCACCTCCCCCGGCGCCCGCCCACCGGCCCGCGCCACCGGCGCCGGGAGGCGGCGACCGGCGCCGACGGGGTGCGCGCGTTGCCGGCCGCGAGTGCCGGGCCGTCCGCTCCCGGCCTCGGCCGGCACCGCCCGCACCCCGTCCGCCACTGCCGACTCGCCGAACGGCTGACCCCTGGGGAGACCACGTCATGCAGTTCTTCCTCCTCGGCCCCCTGGAAGCCACCTCCAACGGGCGGCAGCTGCCGCTGGGGGGCACCAAGCAGCGCCTCGCCCTCGCACTGCTCCTGCTGCGCCACAACTCGCTGGTCCCGGTCGGGCAGCTGACGGACGCGTTGTGGCCGGGTGACGTGCCCGTGTCGGCGCGCAAGATGCTGCACAACGCGGTGTCCGGACTGCGCAAGTCCCTCTCCGGGGACGCGGACGAGGACCCCCCGCTGCTGCTCACCCGCTCGCCCGGCTACCTGTTGCGCGTTGCGCCCGGGGCCATCGACCTCGTCCGCTTCCAGGACCTGGCGGCGCAGGGCCAGGCGGCGCTGGCCGCGGGCCGCTGGGACCAGGCGGCGCGGTCCCTGCGCGGGGCCCTGGACATCTGGCGCGGACCGCTCCTGTCCGACCTGGCCGAGCAGACGGCCGACTGGCCGGAGGTCAGCGCCGCGCGCAGCGCCTGGCTGACCGCCCTGGAGGGCCGCCTCGAGGCGGACATCCACCTCGGGCGCCAGGGCGAGGTGCTCAGCGAGCTGGAGGTGCTCGTCGAACAGGAACCGCTGCGGGAACGCCTGTGCGGGCAGCTCATGCGCGTGCTCTACCAGCGGGGCCGGCAGGCCGATGCGCTCGGTGTCTACAGCCGCACCCGCAACGCCCTGGTCGAGCAGCTGGGCCTGGACCCCAGCCCCGAACTGCAGGAGCTGGAGCGGGCGATCCTCAACCACGACGTCTCCCTCGCCGGGGCTCCCCCGCTCGCCGCGCACACGCGGGGCACGCCCGCGGGGCCGCCGGCCGTGGCCGGCCGCCGGACGGGGCGGGGCGGCACGGGACCGGGATCCGGCGAAGGCGGTGTGCTGGAGGAACTGCGGCAGGTGAGCACCGTGCTGGTGGCTGCGGGCCCCGCCCCGTACCTGACCGCGGGGCCGGAGGACCTGCACGCCGTGCGCGACCACGTCGGCGGGATCGTCCGCGAGGAGGCGCAGTTCCACCAGGCGCGGGTGGCCGAGGCGGAGGGGGCCGCGGACGAGGCGGTCGGGGCGTTGCTCGCACGGGCGAGGGAGTCCTGGCGGAACACGACCGGGTGCGCGGGGTCACCGGTCTGGATGGCCGCCGCGGATCCGGCGGCGGGCGAATCGGGGCCGTGGCGCGCGCTTCGGCTGGCGCACGCCATCAGCGGCAGGCTGACCGCCGAGCCCGGCTGCCGCGCGGCCGACGGCCGGTGGCTGCCGTTCGAGGTGCGCGTCGTCGTCGTCACCGGCGCGGCCATCACCCGCCAGGGTGATGCGGCGTCCTCCTGGGCCCGCCCGTCCGAAGACCTGGTCCGGCTCTGCCTGCGGTTGCTGGAGGACCGCGGGGCGGGTCCCCTGCGGGTCTGCCCGACCACCGCCGAGGCCGTGCGGTTGCTGGACCGTCCGGACCACCTGCCGTTCGTCGGCCGCGATCACGAACTCTGCGCCCTCGACTTCGCGCTGGAGAGCACGCTGGTGCACCGCCAGCCGCACCTGCTGACCGTCTTCGGCGACGCGGGAACCGGACGTACCCGGCTGCTCGACGAGTGGATGCGCCGGTGCCGGGAGTCCCGGACGGCCGGCCCGCCGGTCACCTTCCTGGTGGGGCGCACGTCTTCGGCGATCGGCGGCGGCCGTTCGGCGGCGCTGGCCGAACTGGTGCGTGCCGCGGCGGACATCGATGTCACCGATCCGCCGCCCCTGGCGACCGCCCGGCTGGCCGGCATGGTGGACGGGGTCGTGGACGAGCGCCGGGCACCGTGGATGCTCGCCCACCTCAGCGCCCTGCTGGACACGGACACCGCCGACGCGTCCGTCCCGGCGGACGCCTTCGACGCGTGGGCCCAGTTCTTCGAGTCGCTGGCCGCGCAGGACCCGCTGGTACTGGTCCTGGAGAACCTCCAGTGGAGCGACGACACCGTCCTCGACTTCCTCAACCACCTCCTGGAGCGTTCCAGCGGTGTACCGCTGCTCGTGGTCGCCAGCGCCAGGCCGGACCTGCTGGACCGGCGCGCCGCCTGGGGCGGCGGCAAGCTCCGCAGCACGTCGCTGTGCCTGCGCCCGCTGGAGGACGCCGATGCGGCACGGGTCATGTGGGACGCCTACAGGTCCGCGCGGGTCTCCGACGGCCGCTTCCTGCCCGAACACTGCCCGGACGCCCTCGTGCCGGTCGCCGGTGCGCTCGGCGGCAACCCGCTGTTCGCGATCGAGTACGGCAGGCTGCTCAGCGAATCGGGATGGCCGGAATCGGGGCTCCTGCCGGACGCGATGCCGTACTCGATGCGCTCCCGGCTGGAGACCATGCTCGACCTGCTGCCGCCACAGGCGCGTGCCGTGCTGTACGACGCGGCGCTGTGCGGGGAGTGGATCACCGAGAGCAGGCTCGCCGTGCTGGCCGGCGGTGACCGGCACCGCGCGGTCGGCCGGTGGCTGCGCCTGCTGGTCCAACGCGGGATCATGTGCTCCTCCCGGCACCCCGGCGAAGGGCAGGACGCCCCGTACGCCTTCGCCCACCACCGGTTGCGCGAGGTCGCGCTGTCCCGCGTGCCCGAGGCGGTGCGCAAGCGCAAGGCGGAACTGATCCGCGCCACCTGCGCTCCCCGTCCCCGGTCCGGCGTCGAGCCGGGCGGCAGGGTCCGTGACACCCCGCCTCCCCACGGCCTCCCCGCCGCGGGCTTCCCGCCGGCGCCGCCGGCCGAGTGCGGCAGGGGGCCCCGTCTGACGGTGGTGCCGGCCGGGGCCGCTCGGCTGACCGCCCGGCCCGCGGCCGCTTCCCCCGGTGGGTCCGGCTCCACCAGCGCCCACGCCGGCCCGGAGGACGGACGCGGCCCCGGCACGGCCGGGCCCGCCGGGCCGCCCGGCGCCCCGGCGGCGCCCCGCTCCCCCGCGGCGGTCCGTCCCCTCCCCGCGGGGCGGACGGAAAGAGCCTGGATGGAGAAATGCACCCCCGCCTCATTGCCTGGTAATCGGCCGGCGCCGACCAGCGGAAACGGGCCCGGGAACGGTGCGCGAACCGCGGAAATCACCGTGCCGGGCGTGGCACACAATTACCCTCTTCGCACCCGAGTTACCCGGCAATTGCAGCCGGAATACTTCTGCCTGTTGTTCCCTGCTGCAGCGAATCGCTAACGTCGTTCGATGTCGCTCGCCCGGAGCAGACATCAGCGGACCACGTCCACCCGCCAACTCCCTTACTCCGGTCCCAGCAACGCCTGCGGATCCGCGGAGCCGATTCAAGCCCGGCACAGAAACGGAAATGGGTAAATGCCGCTCTTCGATTCCCCTTCCCCGCCCCGGCGCATCACCGTGCCCGACGACGCGCGCGCCGCAGCCGCACTGTCCCGGCTCGTCGAGGAGGACCGTGACGTCTTCACCCCCGACGTCGACGACCGGCTGCTCGACGTCATCGCCCGCGCCAACGACCCCCGCGACGCCTTCGAGTTGCGCGACCTGTGGCTCGGACGGGTCGAGTACGAGCTCGGCGACGACGCGCTGCGCCCGGAGCTGGCCGAGCTCTGGCGGCGTTCGCGGCCCCGGCGCCGGGTCACCCCCGAGGAGGCGCTCACCTCCCGCTCCACGGTCCGGTTCGTGAAGGAACTGTTCAACTGGTTCTTCCGCGACGACCTCTACGGCGAGCTGGCCGGCGATCGCCAACTGGTGCTGTCCAGCGGCTCCGTCGACGAGGAGCACTGGGGACTGCCCGCGGTCCTGAAGGACTGCGTGCGCTTCGCGCTCGACCGGGACTGGTACGGCTACTCCGACTCACGCGGCCGGATTCCCGCCCGCCAGGCCGTCGCCGCCTACGAGAACGCGCTGATGGAACGCGACGTCTACGACGAGCGGAACGTCGCGATCACGCTGGGCGGCACCTTCACGGTCAGCACCCTCGCCGACTTCCTGCTCACCGGCAGGTCCGCCTCGGCCGAGCCGGTGCTCTGCGGCATCCCCAACTACCCGCCGCTGGTGGAGGCCGTGGCCCGTCGCAACGAGGTCCGGATGGTCCCGATGCCCAGCGCCGCCGGGAAGGTCTCGCTCGAACCGCTGATCCGCGCCCTCACCCCCAACACCCCGATGGTGCTGATCCAGACCGCGATCAATCCCACGGGCGCCCTGGTCGACGAGGACGAACTGGCCCGGCTGATCCACGCCGCGGGCCCGAACACCACCGTCATGCTCGACGAGTGCCACGAGTGGCTCGGTCCGCACCGCCCCCGCTCGGCCGCCCGGGCCGCCCGCAACGTCGTCCGGGTGTCGAGCCTCTCGAAGAACTGGTCCGCGCCGGGCATGAAGGTCGGCTGGCTGCTCGCCGACCGTGAGTTCATCGACGAGTACTACGAGCACGCGTCGACGATGTTCGGCGGTCCGCCGTCGTTCCTCTACACCGTCATAGAGGTGCTCGCGCGGATGGAACGCTGGCTGGTCGCCGGTCTGGACCGGCCCGGCGCGGCGGAGGTCGCGGAGTTCGAGCCGTCCTACGGGATCGGGGCCGACCGGCTGCGCGCCGCCTACGCGAGCTACGTGCAGGAGCGCCTGCAGCGGCAGGACGCGCTGGCCACGCTGCGCGCCGCCGCCTGTCACCGGTTGTCCCACGTGGCGGAGGTGACCGTGCCCGCCTACTCGATCAACGCCGCGGTGCGCTTCCCCGGGTGGGACGACAGCTACCGCTGTTTCCGCGACCTGCTGCGCGAGACCGGCGTGTCGACCTACCCGGGAATCCTGAACTTCTGCTTCTCCGGGGGCGTGGTGCGGATGACCACGGCCCGGCCCTGGGACGACCTCGTGGAAGCCGGCGACCGCCTGACCAACGCCCTGCTCGGGGCGAAGGCGGGCCGGGCCTGAGCCACCCTGGCCCACGTCGGGCGCGCACCTGCCCGGCACGTCACCGGCACGGCGTCCGCGTCCGGCCCCGGTGCG
This is a stretch of genomic DNA from Streptomyces sp. TG1A-8. It encodes these proteins:
- a CDS encoding BTAD domain-containing putative transcriptional regulator, producing MQFFLLGPLEATSNGRQLPLGGTKQRLALALLLLRHNSLVPVGQLTDALWPGDVPVSARKMLHNAVSGLRKSLSGDADEDPPLLLTRSPGYLLRVAPGAIDLVRFQDLAAQGQAALAAGRWDQAARSLRGALDIWRGPLLSDLAEQTADWPEVSAARSAWLTALEGRLEADIHLGRQGEVLSELEVLVEQEPLRERLCGQLMRVLYQRGRQADALGVYSRTRNALVEQLGLDPSPELQELERAILNHDVSLAGAPPLAAHTRGTPAGPPAVAGRRTGRGGTGPGSGEGGVLEELRQVSTVLVAAGPAPYLTAGPEDLHAVRDHVGGIVREEAQFHQARVAEAEGAADEAVGALLARARESWRNTTGCAGSPVWMAAADPAAGESGPWRALRLAHAISGRLTAEPGCRAADGRWLPFEVRVVVVTGAAITRQGDAASSWARPSEDLVRLCLRLLEDRGAGPLRVCPTTAEAVRLLDRPDHLPFVGRDHELCALDFALESTLVHRQPHLLTVFGDAGTGRTRLLDEWMRRCRESRTAGPPVTFLVGRTSSAIGGGRSAALAELVRAAADIDVTDPPPLATARLAGMVDGVVDERRAPWMLAHLSALLDTDTADASVPADAFDAWAQFFESLAAQDPLVLVLENLQWSDDTVLDFLNHLLERSSGVPLLVVASARPDLLDRRAAWGGGKLRSTSLCLRPLEDADAARVMWDAYRSARVSDGRFLPEHCPDALVPVAGALGGNPLFAIEYGRLLSESGWPESGLLPDAMPYSMRSRLETMLDLLPPQARAVLYDAALCGEWITESRLAVLAGGDRHRAVGRWLRLLVQRGIMCSSRHPGEGQDAPYAFAHHRLREVALSRVPEAVRKRKAELIRATCAPRPRSGVEPGGRVRDTPPPHGLPAAGFPPAPPAECGRGPRLTVVPAGAARLTARPAAASPGGSGSTSAHAGPEDGRGPGTAGPAGPPGAPAAPRSPAAVRPLPAGRTERAWMEKCTPASLPGNRPAPTSGNGPGNGARTAEITVPGVAHNYPLRTRVTRQLQPEYFCLLFPAAANR
- a CDS encoding pyridoxal phosphate-dependent aminotransferase — encoded protein: MPLFDSPSPPRRITVPDDARAAAALSRLVEEDRDVFTPDVDDRLLDVIARANDPRDAFELRDLWLGRVEYELGDDALRPELAELWRRSRPRRRVTPEEALTSRSTVRFVKELFNWFFRDDLYGELAGDRQLVLSSGSVDEEHWGLPAVLKDCVRFALDRDWYGYSDSRGRIPARQAVAAYENALMERDVYDERNVAITLGGTFTVSTLADFLLTGRSASAEPVLCGIPNYPPLVEAVARRNEVRMVPMPSAAGKVSLEPLIRALTPNTPMVLIQTAINPTGALVDEDELARLIHAAGPNTTVMLDECHEWLGPHRPRSAARAARNVVRVSSLSKNWSAPGMKVGWLLADREFIDEYYEHASTMFGGPPSFLYTVIEVLARMERWLVAGLDRPGAAEVAEFEPSYGIGADRLRAAYASYVQERLQRQDALATLRAAACHRLSHVAEVTVPAYSINAAVRFPGWDDSYRCFRDLLRETGVSTYPGILNFCFSGGVVRMTTARPWDDLVEAGDRLTNALLGAKAGRA